Proteins from a single region of Trichomycterus rosablanca isolate fTriRos1 chromosome 16, fTriRos1.hap1, whole genome shotgun sequence:
- the LOC134330641 gene encoding POU domain, class 4, transcription factor 3-like, which yields MMTMNSKQQHFPMHASSEMRRVCLPAPQLQANLFGAFDESLLAVADLTKPHSTQYHAMSTGACATSASSAPISTSASHHHHNLSQALEGELLEHLSSALAMGGMAQDPSILPSQANQHHLQAWCHLHQAATHPHSHPHAHPHPHAHLQNLPGGDTDSDPRELEAFAERFKQRRIKLGVTQADVGSALANLKIPGVGSLSQSTICRFESLTLSHNNMIALRPVLQTWLDEAEAAHRDTSARADMLLNGNGESKRKRTSIAAPEKRSLEAYFAIQPRPSSEKIAAIAEKLDLKKNVVRVWFCNQRQKQKRMKYSAAH from the exons ATGATGACCATGAACAGCAAGCAGCAGCACTTCCCCATGCATGCCAGCTCTGAAATGCGCCGGGTGTGCCTGCCTGCACCGCAG CTCCAGGCCAATCTATTTGGCGCATTTGATGAAAGCCTGCTGGCGGTCGCCGACCTCACCAAGCCGCACTCCACACAGTACCACGCCATGAGCACCGGCGCGTGCGCCACATCTGCCTCCTCTGCACCCATTTCCACCAGCGCATCCCATCACCACCACAATCTGAGCCAGGCGCTGGAGGGAGAGCTGCTTGAACATCTGTCATCCGCCCTGGCCATGGGTGGAATGGCACAGGATCCGTCAATATTACCCAGTCAGGCGAACCAGCATCACCTTCAGGCATGGTGCCACCTTCACCAGGCTGCGACGCACCCGCACTCGCACCCTCATGCACACCCTCACCCTCATGCACACCTCCAGAATCTTCCCGGCGGAGACACGGACTCGGATCCGAGAGAGCTAGAAGCATTCGCCGAGCGTTTCAAACAGCGGCGCATCAAGCTCGGTGTGACCCAGGCAGATGTGGGCTCAGCGCTTGCCAACCTTAAGATCCCGGGCGTGGGTTCCCTCAGTCAGAGTACCATCTGCCGCTTCGAGTCTCTGACTCTCTCGCACAACAACATGATCGCGCTGAGGCCAGTGTTGCAGACCTGGCTGGACGAGGCCGAAGCGGCGCACCGCGACACCAGCGCCAGGGCAGACATGCTGCTGAACGGCAACGGGGAAAGTAAGCGCAAACGCACCTCCATCGCGGCACCAGAGAAGCGCTCACTAGAGGCTTACTTCGCTATCCAACCACGACCCTCATCCGAGAAGATCGCCGCCATCGCAGAGAAGCTCGACCTCAAGAAGAACGTGGTGCGGGTCTGGTTCTGCAACCAGAGACAAAAGCAGAAGAGGATGAAATACTCAGCCGCGCACTAG